In Lolium perenne isolate Kyuss_39 chromosome 5, Kyuss_2.0, whole genome shotgun sequence, the sequence gcgaggcacgtggaagcggcggcgacacgtggcacgtggaagggacacgtgtggcggtggcggtggtgggcagtacacggcggtggcccgtacatggcggtgacggtggtggccaggcggtggcggtgacggtggtgggcgtgacacggcggtgccgacggtggccagatacacggcggtggcggtggtgggcagcggtggcggcgatggccactacacggcggtgacggtggtggcagcggtggcggtggcggtggtgggcgatacggcggtgccgacggtggcgatacggcggtggcggtggtgggcagtacagcggtggcccgtacatggcggtggcggcggggcgaggcacgtggaagcggcggcgacacgtggcacggggaagggacacgtgtggcggtggcggtggtgggcagtacacggcggtggcccgtacatggcggtgacggtggtggccaggcggtggtgggcagtacacggcggtgccgacggtggccaagacacggcggtggcggtggtgggcggcggtggcgacgatggccactacacggcggtgacggtggtggccgagcggtggcggtgcggtggctttttcatttgaaataaggcgggaatgaaattttttaaaaaattggcctttggacccggtttgtattacaaaccgggactaaaggcctttttacgCGCGCAGCGAAACGCAGctaaaaaagacctttagtcccggtttgttttacaaaccgggtccaaaggggtcTTTGGGCCCGGTTTGTAAAacgcaccgggtccaaagggggcaCTATAATCGTCGccccttcgtctccgcggagatcaatcccgcggagacgaaggcaaacgacgccgccaggctgccgccgtgccgcgccgccgccgttcgCCTCCTCACCGCGCCGCCGTCGTCCGCCtcctctccgccgccgccaccgcgccgccgtccgcctcctccacgccgcgccgccgcctccgtctCCTCCAcgcgcgcccgcgccgccgcgccgcgccgcgccgccgccgtccgcctcctctccaccgccgccgccgcgccgccgccgtccgcctcctctccaccgccgccgcgtccgcctcctccacgccgcgccgcccgcctcccctCCGCCGGCCGCCACCGCGCGCCTCCTCCTCGGCAAAGGTGAGCCCGGCCCCCCGGCCACatccccttttttttttttttttttttttcatttgttagattatagtgtagttagtttgttagaaaaattagtgtagttagtttgttagtaaaatttagtgaaaaaaaaatagtgtagttagtgtgttagaaaaattagtgtagttagtttgttagtaaaatttagtgaaaaaaaaaatagtgtagttagtgtgttagaaaaattagtgtagttaattagtttgttagtaaaattagttagagaaaagttagaaaattagttagttagtgttagtaaaattagtgttagtaaaattagtgttagtaaaattagttagagaaaagttagaaaattagttagttagtgttagtaaaattagttagaaaaaagttagtaaaattagttaggaaaaagttagaaaagttagaaaatagattcatttgtgtcggcgccgccccccgcgcgcgccgacgacttagaccgtggcggtgccgagtccgtagcggtgccgccgcgacatagacttagggtcgcgaaatagagaaagagcgagcgaggaggagcgccgagtccgtggcggtgccggtactgccggcgcccctgccgacgcccccaaaacagggtcgtggagttttttatttagcacaatatcatgttttttatttatattagtatacatatatgatttgttttcgtagctacgatgccgcgacagcgacagccggcgggccgtggtctgactctcaccgaggagatggagcagatggggaggtccgggaccggctccgccggggtggcaccgggaggtcttagcttccgggtcgcgcacccagtgcggaatccgggtcccgttgtcgacccggatattctttggtggaggtcttatgggccacggtcgtttcagaggagccggccccgccggaggaggtagctcagcgcattgaagcggaggaccagcacgttcgccgttacatgtacgcgttagacaacatgtataggaccggatggagcgttatgcggggatctcatgttagctatgctcccgttgttgttccgtggctttggggcacACCAGTAGCGGCTCGGGAcccgtcggcgccctctaggacccggtctgcgcggttgagtggttgtagtagtgattgatatgtattagggttaaataaacatgaacccgatctatgtatgcatgtaatcatagattctgctttcagcactatattatcgatccttagttaagaactacacatatgtaactccattttcagttttctgcattatccttaatttgatcatatgatggttcctatatatagcttgcaggtcgttgtagaaagcatggagagagatgaaattcaagaaaatttcatggaggaactcatagcaaacggtactctggatgatcgcgacgacgacgttattccagatgatggcggtgacgatgtcaccgcaacttatttgaatgcctccggtgagggagcggaggatattgaggaagaagatcctagtggcgccggtgaggaacaagatcatcataatggctcccgaactgtagttatcaccgaggtatataaattaattaagccgctgttgatcgactagatgcattaactaatgaaattgtactgactatgaactatttcttttttagccctccggatcgagcacttcttctgtaaagtcgaggaagcgaggcccggccaaaaagttggatgacggtgttaggcacgacatcacccacatcgagaatgatggtaaaccgattgctccagagaaaggtgcaaaggcatttatagctcaatgcggagtgcttgttagggaccacgtcccgatcaccgttcgagaatggcacaagccgaagggactagtgctgtctgcagaggaagaagctcaaggtctttatatcgatgatgtagccaaaaacagcattatgaacaagctcatggcacatttcaacatagtacccgaagaggggggtgacgctgagaaggccaagatggagcaggccctccgcgagtttggcaagaagaagatggccgaactattcaagagccacaagaaaagattgcgccgccttatcaagttaaagaagactccggacagtgagaaggtaaaaagtcactgggacgaattcgtgaagtacagcacggagtcagaagaatttttgagaaggtcggaaataaataaggcaaatgctgcgttgaagctatatcaccaaattctgggtccaggtggatacagggctaaccgtcggctcaaatggtaaacaagtatagatacggatctgatctcgtcaaacctggcgagctcgcgcgtctagggactcagatgcgaaggttgcatgactggtacctgaaagcctgtcgaagaggtgatcgctacctcacgttgtatcttagagatgagcattacttccggggggaagacgagataaacattgacgtagaagaactgtttcagttattcaatcaagacgccctcgacaaagctgtcatcagttgctactgcctgtaagtgatttatttgtgtaattaagtttgtagctcattcatttgcactaacaattatcctcattatattctttgtgtacgctatacatttaattatgcagaatgaagaagctggaatacaaaagaggcaagctcctaccgctggggttcatagacccaaacacagttcatgaagttacggttcgagacttcgccaaggacacagaggacaacatcgtaatgtttttagagaagcaagcagacaaagaggatatattctttccctacaacttcaagtgagtgttatatataacatacattatgcttgtgcaccttccactttattctcgtaatcattgagctatgcttgtgcagtttccattttattctcctaatcattgatcttcaccttggagtcgtaaacgtcatggactcgaaacgtaaagaatatgcggaatgggcggacatggctgccatcctccagaggtagtttcaatcaatttcgtattggcatcttcatctgctctaattcgaagatatcatcaactaatcaattactcatttactcattattttttgcgggcagggcttggaaacggttcatcaatactgttcggtgaatggaaaccggagcttacatttagagattaccctgtaagtagtactatatatatagctatgtccgtgaaactttatatatgatatttactttcaatacgatgcttgattattagtttgatcgaactattttttcgtaaagtgtatgaggcaggaaaaagggaataacttatgtggatactacgtctgcaccttcatgcgtgacatgtcctgtcccaagggtggggatgcccaaatacaccacactcgtgtacgataacaaattttcacaattaatcttaattagtaccatctattgtattgagttccattcatatattgatctcctttttaaatatagatgacacgcccaAGGGACACTATCATAACAGCGTATCTAATAAaatcaattcaagaggaaatcgctggATTCTTTATTAGCTAGTTCATTtcaccaggtggagagcactatcggtagATCTTGACGTCGGACGATATtagttcagtaatagttgttttttaaatatgcatgcattacgtgtgtgtgttgactatgtcgtgtacttgttgacgatgtctatatatattcatgacgattttttgtggtttcttgaatgatatatatatgcattgctgaaactctgccgcggcagagaacgcTGTTTCTCTCCgcgcagagaaacgctggtacagcctaaatctgtgccgcggcagagaaatagcaattctctgccgcggcagagaaacataggcccggttcgtaccacgaaccgggaccaaagcccttccagcgcgagctccctggtcgcaccacgtgttgaggcctttaggcccggtttatctttgaaccgggactaaagggtaccccctttagtcccgccttgttggtcccggttcaagaaccgggtctaaaggcccaaatggaccgggcctattgccccgttttccactagtgggaaGGACTACATCGAGGTTCTGAAGAATCGAACGGCCAGCAACACTTCCATTGGTTCCATGTGGCTAATCTAGCTAGATACTCCTACATATTAACTATATTGATAGTCAAACTTAGCATAATCACTTAAACTGTTCAGCCTGGGTTCAAGTTTTCTTTTTTGGGAGAGGTGAGTGGTCCTTGGATGTTGGATTGATCTATTTATTTGTAGGTTTATTTGTAATGCTATTGAGATTTTCTTTCATGATACATGTAATATTCATTTTATAAGATATGTATTATATTTGGTGAAGATTACCTTGAGTAGGTTTGGGTGTTGCCCCTAGCATTGGTCTGGtctaggggaaaccctaggacgtCTAGTCCAGCAGCAGCGCCGTGTCGACGGTGCTTCCTTTCTCGAAGGGGATGCTTGACATGTGGCACTTTGGGGTGTTTGAGGGTGGTGGGTCATAGAGGGAGGATGCAACGGTTGCGGGTCATCATCGTCGCCGCTTCGCCATtgtcttcttttcttttcttttcttttctcttaGGCATGTTGATTTTGTTGCCTCGACATTTTACTTTGTTTCAAACTCATGTATCAATATTGTTGCAATATTAATATAGCGGAAAGAAATCATGTTTTGAGAAGTAGGTTATGGTGTTTGCTTATTTTCAAAAGAACTTCTCGATCGGTCCCTCCGGGCCAAATTATCAAGCATGCATATTACATGTAATGGACAACCATAAACCATGACActatataaaaattaaaaaatatgaTTCCACAACAAAGCTTTCAAGAAGGAAGAGCATGCTCGCGTTGAATTCACTAAGTCCGGCATGAGATGACTATGACAGGAATTTGCATCTACAGTACTACAAAAAAGCCTATTAGTGGCGAAcatgtttttgtttttttaccaGTGGGGTACCAAGGCGCATCACTACTATCACACCACTTCTAAGTTTTTAGTAATGGTGCATCATATGGTGCGGCGCTGGTAATCCAAATATCAATGGTGCGTCACTGGTATACCCTCCAGATGCGCCACTACTAGCTCTTTAGGGTGCGGGGTGCGCCACTAGTAaaattttgaaattttgaaatCAGGAAGGCCTTAGATACTCTCTTACTTAAATTACACGCTACAACAACAAAGTATATAGGATACAAGGCTAAAAGGcatcgggagtggtgttttggaacatgggagcatatgctccctctattttgaatTTCATCtaacacatattttgaatttcaaaaaatttgaaacgaaaaattcgcatgtacatcttcacatgctacgcgctcacaaagttgtttcataaaaattggatgtggtgacccggcataccactgcatggtgtagtatgcaagtctgatataacatcaatgaaacaccgttccactagtattatatcgctcagagtggtacaacagaaacatatgcgggtccaaggcatgtctatagaattacatacagactctgttacataagatcagcacagcctcctactttacaatgaggtaaatctgcaaataaactccagaagaacgacttgtagactagtcttatcacgaactctatttgtagagtatttaactagctaaagaggctaagaatagattctagctaagtaggagctaggttgaggaagaaagttcctttctattgctattctaggttttctccttgttggatgtggtatctgactcctctgacagggtcctgtctcttgaagtagttgttgactcctcggccttcgatttgcactgtagatcctccttcgatgcctccatatctaagcaggggatttaagagtgggatgagtacgagcgtactcaacaagttcattataggaaagaggtttttaatgcactagctacggcattagaccagaaagtctaataccaatgcaggttttcataatcatttcttcaaaaggttgcttttattcagaagaactatgtccgtaagccttcaccggtttactagaacttcatggagctcctttccggccgcgttcgcagttccatatcccggaacagggagtgacaggtcacggttctttacactctgcagatgtgtgttgctttacccataagagatcttatccttggtgccaaccaggtgtacattcctgtccacacttcctatggtgtgaggcccggtataaggtctagccaatcatgttcctccgctacctcgaacacccacccgttgttgcatgccccgaccctgggtccacgccggtcccattattcccgtagatttcagggtggaccccgaccacgacgacaatgctgggctctaccatacactcctacgccggtagctgcaacccatcatagaccgcaataccgtggggacttaaggcttccccagcctaccgcttgttcttcgggcgacaagtgtctacggacaatgctgtggggacttaaggcttccccagcctaccgctcgccccccgacagatacaagtgtctacggtaaagcgcatccgttgatgaacgagaggtggaaacacttttgactactccgtcccactccggatcttatggttaacacgggtattacggcacaagaatcactggcgacatttgttgtttaatcctagatggatataaacccttgcaatggaacctccaccatatcaacacaatccatggttccattgcccaccacatagtcatattcatagttatgaaaatagtggttttggtttttatgcaatagtgataatcatagtactttgcaagtaatttgatagaaatactcaaatgacatgagcaagtgatgaacttgcctttcttgactgcaagattatgcaggcaaggtcttcgatacgcaataactccaaattctgaaatagcatcatcatccggtaaggacgatgtttaaaagattggcaaggatgcaataatgcataagaatgagatgcaatcgctctaagcgtgacctaaccccgatgatttaggatcagtgagttgtaatgattgttttaggttgtgttgcacttttagagtgattcacatacaaggttctcattcaggtgtgattacttggtattataaacaggtagataatcacTACTAGATATCTCCTTTTTTCCGAGGGTCACAACACCGTCGGTTATCTTGGTTCACCGTCGGCTAACCTTCAATCCGACGGTTTACCGTCGGGTATGCCCCGTCGGCAATGCTCGGTCGGCCATTGGTCAGGTAGCCGACGGTACCGTCGGTTCTTACATTTGCCTACGGGAAACATCTGACGGTGAGCCGTCATCCATGCACTGTTCGGGAGCCATCACAAAACCCCTCGGCGATTCTTATAGCCGACCGTGTCCTGTCAGGTGTTTATTTTTTCCACGGGTTTCACAACCCGTCGGCTGTTTATTATTCGATGGTAC encodes:
- the LOC127303189 gene encoding uncharacterized protein, encoding MERDEIQENFMEELIANGTLDDRDDDVIPDDGGDDVTATYLNASGEGAEDIEEEDPSGAGEEQDHHNGSRTVVITEPSGSSTSSVKSRKRGPAKKLDDGVRHDITHIENDGKPIAPEKGAKAFIAQCGVLVRDHVPITVREWHKPKGLVLSAEEEAQGLYIDDVAKNSIMNKLMAHFNIVPEEGGDAEKAKMEQALREFGKKKMAELFKSHKKRLRRLIKLKKTPDSEKVKSHWDEFVKYSTESEEFLRRSEINKANAALKLYHQILGPGGYRANRRLKW